From a region of the Oryza sativa Japonica Group chromosome 6, ASM3414082v1 genome:
- the LOC4340191 gene encoding disease resistance protein Pik-2-like yields the protein MEGAIFSVAEGTVRSLLSKLSSLLSQESWFVRGVHGDIQYIKDELESMNAFLRYLTVLEDHDTQVRIWMKQVREIAYDAEDCIDQFTHHLGESSGIGFLYRLIYILGKLCCRHRIAMQLQELKARAQDVSERRSRYEVMLPKTTLQGAGPRLTRHASRHLDPQLHALFTEEAQLVGLDEPRDKLVRWVMEADPCRRVLAIVGFGGLGKTTLARMVCENPMVKGADFHCCPLFIVSQTFNIRTLFQYMIRELIQRPNKAMAVAGGKHGHTMDGNMDGMERWEVAVLAEKVRQYLLDKRYIVIFDDIWTISAWESIRCALPDNKKGSRVIITTRNEDVANTCCSGPQDQVYKMQRLSDAASRELFFKRIFGSADISSNEELDEVSNSILKKCGGLPLAIVSIGSLVASKTNRTKEEWQKICDNLGSELETNPTLEVAKQVLTLSYNDLPYHLKACFLYLSIFPENYVIRRGPLVRRWIAEGFVNQRHGLSMEEVAESYFDEFVARSIVQPVKIDWSGKVRTCRVHDMMLEVIISKSLEENFASFLCDNGHPLVCHDKIRRLSIHNSHNSVQRTRVSVSHVRSFTMSASVEEVPMFFPQMRLLRVLDLQGSSCLNNSTLNYICKFYQLKYLTLRKTNIGKLPRLIGNLKYLETLDIRATRIKRLPASASNLSCLKHLLVGHKVQLTRTTSVKCFRPDSGLEMTAGVVKNMMALQSLAHIVVKERPAVLSEIGQLQKLQKLNVLFRGVEENWNAFLQSLVKLTGSLRSLSIHILDEKEHSSSLEYLALIAESPPLFIRNFSLKGKLQRLPPWIPSLRNVSRITFRDTGLHAEAIGVLGDLPNLLCLKLYQRSYADDHIFFAHGNFLKLRMLVIDNMENIRNVHFEKGSVPNLEWLTIAFLQEPKDGITGLENLLKLKEIEFFGDIILSMVTKVASCMKAHPNRPRVIGDKWNNVTEYA from the exons ATGGAGGGTGCTATTTTTAGTGTGGCTGAGGGCACTGTTAGGAGCCTCCTGTCCAAGCTTAGCTCCCTTCTCTCCCAGGAGAGTTGGTTCGTGCGGGGTGTCCATGGTGACATACAATACATAAAAGATGAGCTCGAGAGCATGAATGCATTCCTCCGGTACCTCACTGTGTTGGAGGACCATGACACCCAAGTGAGAATCTGGATGAAGCAGGTGAGGGAGATTGCCTATGATGCCGAGGACTGCATTGACCAGTTCACTCATCATCTTGGTGAGTCATCAGGAATTGGTTTCCTTTATCGGCTAATCTATATTCTTGGCAAACTATGCTGTCGCCATCGAATCGCCATGCAGCTACAAGAGCTAAAGGCCCGTGCACAGGATGTCAGTGAGCGGCGTTCACGCTATGAGGTGATGCTGCCAAAGACCACACTTCAAGGAGCAGGCCCACGGCTTACCAGGCATGCATCTCGTCATCTTGATCCGCAGTTGCATGCTCTCTTCACTGAGGAGGCACAGCTGGTGGGCCTTGATGAACCAAGGGATAAACTTGTCCGCTGGGTAATGGAAGCGGATCCTTGCCGGCGTGTGCTTGCCATAGTTGGTTTTGGCGGCCTTGGGAAGACCACACTGGCAAGGATGGTGTGTGAGAACCCAATGGTGAAGGGTGCTGATTTTCACTGCTGTCCATTGTTCATTGTGTCACAGACATTCAATATCAGGACTCTGTTCCAGTACATGATAAGGGAACTGATCCAGCGTCCGAACAAGGCAATGGCTGTAGCAGGAGGTAAGCACGGTCATACAATGGACGGCAACATGGATGGAATGGAAAGATGGGAAGTTGCAGTGCTGGCTGAAAAAGTTAGGCAGTATTTGCTAGACAAAAG GTATATTGTCATCTTTGACGACATATGGACCATATCAGCTTGGGAGAGTATCAGATGTGCATTGCCTGACAATAAGAAGGGCAGCAGAGTAATTATAACCACACGGAATGAAGATGTGGCTAACACATGTTGTTCAGGTCCCCAAGATCAGGTTTACAAAATGCAGCGTCTATCAGATGCTGCATCACGAGAACTATTCTTCAAGAGGATATTTGGTTCTGCAGATATATCATCAAATGAAGAGTTGGATGAAGTCTCGAATTCCATTTTGAAGAAATGTGGAGGCTTGCCTTTAGCAATAGTGAGTATCGGCAGCCTTGTTGCGAGCAAGACAAATAGGACCAAGGAAGAGTGGCAGAAGATTTGTGACAACTTGGGCTCTGAACTTGAAACTAATCCTACCCTGGAAGTTGCAAAGCAAGTGTTAACCCTGAGCTATAATGATCTACCTTACCATCTGAAGGCCTGCTTCTTGTATCTAAGTATTTTTCCTGAAAATTATGTGATCAGGAGGGGGCCTTTGGTGAGGAGGTGGATAGCCGAAGGTTTTGTCAACCAAAGGCATGGACTAAGCATGGAAGAGGTTGCCGAAAGTTACTTTGATGAATTTGTGGCCAGGAGTATTGTACAACCTGTGAAAATTGATTGGAGTGGCAAGGTGAGGACTTGCAGAGTTCATGACATGATGCTAGAAGTCATCATCTCCAAGTCGCTCGAGGAGAACTTTGCATCCTTCTTGTGTGATAATGGACATCCATTGGTTTGCCATGATAAAATCCGTCGTCTCTCCATCCATAACAGTCACAATTCGGTGCAAAGAACAAGAGTCAGCGTATCTCATGTTCGCTCCTTTACAATGTCAGCTTCCGTTGAGGAAGTTCCAATGTTCTTTCCACAGATGCGGCTGCTAAGAGTACTAGACTTGCAAGGTTCCAGCTGTCTGAACAACAGTACTCTGAACTATATCTGTAAATTTTACCAGCTGAAGTATCTGACACTCAGAAAGACCAATATTGGCAAATTACCACGACTAATTGGAAATCTGAAATACCTGGAGACACTGGACATTAGGGCAACGCGTATCAAGAGATTACCAGCCAGTGCAAGCAACCTCAGTTGTCTCAAGCATTTGTTAGTTGGGCACAAGGTACAACTTACAAGGACAACCAGCGTGAAGTGCTTCCGACCGGACTCAGGCTTGGAGATGACGGCTGGGGTGGTTAAGAACATGATGGCTCTGCAATCACTTGCCCATATAGTGGTCAAGGAGCGGCCAGCGGTGCTGAGTGAAATTGGCCAGCTCCAAAAGTTACAGAAACTTAATGTCTTGTTTCGCGGTGTGGAAGAGAACTGGAACGCATTCCTTCAGTCTCTGGTAAAATTGACTGGATCTCTTCGCTCGCTCTCCATTCACATTCTGGATGAGAAAGAGCACAGCTCATCACTGGAATATCTAGCTCTTATCGCAGAGTCGCCTCCTCTATTCATCAGAAATTTTAGCCTGAAAGGCAAGTTGCAGAGGCTTCCTCCTTGGATACCATCACTTCGAAATGTGTCCAGGATTACTTTTCGTGACACTGGACTCCACGCTGAGGCCATTGGAGTTCTTGGAGACCTGCCCAATCTGCTCTGTCTCAAGCTCTACCAAAGGTCCTACGCTGATGACCATATATTTTTTGCTCATGGTAATTTTTTGAAGCTCAGAATGTTGGTTATTGATAATATGGAGAACATTCGCAATGTGCACTTCGAGAAGGGCTCAGTCCCTAACCTTGAGTGGCTGACAATAGCATTCCTGCAAGAACCCAAGGATGGGATTACAGGTCTGGAGAATCTGCTGAAGCTGAAGGAGATAGAGTTCTTTGGCGACATCATATTATCCATGGTGACTAAAGTGGCATCCTGCATGAAGGCACATCCAAATCGCCCGAGAGTGATAGGTGACAAATGGAACAATGTGACGGAGTACGCTTAA
- the LOC4340192 gene encoding uncharacterized protein, translating into MGRAKSKGPKFAAVKKIITKKTIQKYKEDVLNPKKKDNEKEKLGRNVPQVSSALFFSYNTALGPPYRVIVDTNFINFSIQNKLDLEKGMMDCLYAKCTPCITDCVMAELEKLGQKYRVALRIAKDPRFQRLACTHKGTYADDCIVERVTQHKCYIVATCDRDLKRRIRKVPGVPIMYITRHRYSIERLPEATIGGAPRI; encoded by the exons ATGGGGAGGGCGAAGAGCAAGGGCCCTAAGTTCGCCGCCGTCAAGAAGATCATCACCAAGAAGACCATCCAGAA GTACAAGGAGGATGTGTTGAACCCCAAGAAGAAGGATAACGAGAAGGAGAAGCTCGGGCGGAATGT GCCTCAGGTCTCTTCGGCGCTGTTCTTCAGCTACAACACAGCGCTCGGGCCGCCATACCGGGTTATTGTGGATACAAACTTCATCAATTTCTCCATCCAGAACAAG TTGGATTTGGAGAAAGGAATGATGGACTGCCTTTATGCAAAAT GCACACCATGTATCACGGATTGTGTTATGGCGGAGCTTGAAAAGCTGGGACAAAAGTATCGTGTAGCATTGAG AATTGCAAAGGACCCTAGGTTCCAGAGATTAGCATGCACACACAAGGGAACTTATGCTGATGACTGTATCGTAGAGAGGGTTACTCAG CACAAGTGCTACATCGTCGCAACATGTGATAGAGATTTGAAAAGGAGGATAAGAAAG GTTCCTGGTGTTCCAATCATGTATATCACTCGGCACAGGTACTCGATAGAACGACTCCCTGAAGCTACAATCGGAGGAG CACCAAGAATCTGA
- the LOC4340193 gene encoding uncharacterized protein, with the protein MAAAAAAATATLRWVLQMHRDVPRAARFYSEGLDFSVNVCTLRWAELQSGPLKLALMHTNDSNLASQRIYSSMLSFTVPDINSTVTKLLSLGAELDGPIKYEIHGKVAAVRCIDGHMLGLFEPA; encoded by the exons atggcggcggcggcggcggcggcgacggcgacgctccGGTGGGTGCTGCAGATGCACCGGGACGTGCCGCGGGCGGCGAGGTTCTACTCCGAGGGGCTCGACTTCAGCGTCAACGTCTGCACGCTGCGATGGGCGGAGCTCCAGTCCGGGCCGCTCAAGCTCGCCCTCATGCACACCAACGACAG TAATCTTGCATCGCAGAGAATCTATTCTTCGATGCTGTCATTCACTGTACCAGACATAAACAGTACAGTTACGAAATTATTGTCGCTGGGAGCTGAGTTGGATGGGCCCATCAAATATGAGATCCATGGAAAG GTTGCAGCCGTACGATGCATCGATGGGCACATGCTTGGCCTTTTCGAACCAGCGTGA